The segment GCATGATTTGACAAACAGTTGCTGCAAATGAACAGATCAGGAAGTGCTTTCTGTCACACAGTAGAACTAAGTCACCAACTTTCCCAAGCTATCAAattgtttctgtggaaatatttgATAAGTACATACAGAACTGTATACTTTCTTACCATATCCTGTGCTGCAAAggagtttttcctcatattcatATGGAatttcttgttctgtcactgggcaccactgaatAGAACCTGCCCCCACTTGACTCTCACACCTTAGgaatttataagcattgataagatcccctctcgGTTTTCTCtactccaggctgaacagtcccagatctctcagtctttcctcataccggatgctccaggcccctaatcatctttgtggtcctccacgggactctttctaggagatccctgtcttttttgaactaaggatcccagagctgaacacagtactccaaataTGGTCTCACTAGGGGAAAGTAGAGGGTGAGGATTTTCTCCTTTGACCTGCTagccacattctttttaatgtaccctaggataccactggccttcctggccacaaaggcacactgttggctcttggccaacctgttgtccaccaggacacccatATCCTTATCCTCAGAGTTAATTTCCAGCAGGTCAGTCCCTAAACTACACCACCAcctgggtggcagccctgcctacagcagggagttggaactggatctttaaggtcccttccaacacaagctattctatgattcaatgataTGACATAAGACATAAAATTTCTGTGGAATATATCGGTGTTCTGTATAGACATTTTCATTATCATGTATCCTCAGTATGCTCTCTGCAGTTTCATGGCTGAAATATGTAAAGCCAGCACTGCATGATTAAATAACTGCTTCAGAGGTATGCTTAACCTTTATTATGTTTTATCTAATTTTCTAGATAATATAATGTATGGTTGGATTGCATATAATGGCTTTCTGATTTTAGAGCATGTGTACCTCTGCAGTAACAAAGTGTTTATTACATTCGATTTTCGTTGTCGTAAATAGATATAGTAAGGAATTTTGCATTGCAGTGATTTTTCATCAAAGTAATGCAGTTCCTagcaaatgaatattttcaggTGGATGAACAAATGAACAATTTTCAGGTGGAGATTGGGGTGGTGTTTGACACAATGAATGGTTGAAAGACTTGGGCAAtgacaaattaaaatgttattgaCCGATAAAAGTTAACATAGTGTTGTAACACCTTGAGGACATTTTTGTTAGGTGTCTCATTCCTCTCCCTTCCACTGAGTTAGGACTGCTGGCCATTCTCCATTTCTTGGTTCTCTTCTGTTCAAGATGTATATTacaaattattattcttttgaGATAAAATGCATTTACCATGTGGGGTGGTTTTTTTCAGCCTCCATTGTTTCTACAAAAAGTTTTCACCTTGAATTTGAGGATATTTTGTGTTTCGTGTACAAACCTCAAATACTGAGTATTTCTCAGAAGAGTTTCATCATTCATAAAAGTGCAGGGTAATCTTACAGTGCATCATAGAATACTTAAAATAACAAGTGAGTATTAGGAAATCATGGGTGACCAAGAAGTCCTCCAATGCTGTGAATTATTTCCTTGTCTGATTAGTATGAATGTAGGActtcattttgttcttgaaaagCTTTCTCAAAGTGGAAAGACATAGCTCTACCAAAATTATCCATTTCCTGTTCACTTACCAATTTCAACCCTTTCTTCCGTGTGTATTCATCTCTTCACCCTCTACCCTCAGCTGGACTTTGCAGCCATCTTCCTAAGAAAGTCTTCAATGTTTCTGTGTCTTCTGCACACTGTTGCTAGCTGTTAAACTATTCCTGAGTTCAGGACTCTCTCCAAGCACTAAGGAAACATGTTTTCTGAGAGTATTTTCCCACCATTTAAGCTATTTTCTCTCAAATCAAACTCTAGGAGAAGGATTGAGAGGTCTGCAGGGTTTGCCTGGAAAAGCAGGACCTCCAGGATTAAAAGGAGAGGTAGGACCACAAGGAGAGAAAGGTCAAAAAGGAGAACGTGGAAGTAAGTAGTAAAACTCTCATGTTTCTATAATCTATTTTTCAACCTTTTAGGGTATTatccttaaaatatttgttttcaagtcTGGTGTTCTTATAATGTCATTTGAGGAAAGATGTGACTTCCAGAAGTGTAAGGagcaaaaagataaaatatctgTTACTTAGGAGATGAGTTGAGATGAGCataacttgagaaaaaaaagtgtatggaATAAGTCACTAGTTTTTCATTGTCTGCATCTGAAATAACAAATCCTTTCACTCACATTACAAAAGGCATTTCCCTTTAATTCTTTGACTGTTcacatattttcctctttaattcatttaaaatgcttacATTCGTGTTTTGCCTTTGAGATCTGGGCTTTTCCAGATGAATTGATGAGCTTGTCAGCTCTGAGAATTCAAAGCCTACCCAAATATTCATCCTAATCAAAAACGTGGCTCTCTCAGTGGCATGATTTCCCAGGGAATGATTCAGCAATGTGGCCTGGGGTTTCTGGTCTGGAAACCACATAGAAACACATTAGGTGAAAGACAGCAGAGGTGtagttatttttaagataaattacTAACTAATACCTTTAATTCCTAGTCGTTGTAACTGATGACCTGCACAGACAAATAACAGCTTTGGAAGCAAAAATACAGGTATTGGAAGATGACTTAAATAGATACAAAAAAGGTAAGATACAATCATatattagttttctttttgggGTGGTGATATGATGAACATCTCTGTGCTGGAGAACGAACTGAGAATGTTAGGTTGAAACAAATATTGCAAATGTATCTTGTGTTGACCATGTGATGGCCATTAATTAAATGCTTTCTCACTGCCATACATCCTTTACATCGTTCCTGAAATGACCTGCCAAACTTCAAGGATCTCTTTGCCAACATGCATCTCAGGGGCTTTGTTACATGAGCTACAGATCAGTTTCTGTTCTCTGGTTGTGCTTTGCGTGTAATTTCTCTCAAGGTCTCAGTTCTGTATAAATTTGAGTAGATATGGATTGGGATGCTATCTGTGTGAACCTAGCTGTAATCTTTCAGAAGATCCTGTGTGAAAAATTTCAAAGTATGTCTCAGTACACTAGTAGTACTGGTATAAATACCACGTTTGGAATGGCACGAGGTCTATCACTGTTCTTAAGTTAATATGGGAAGAAATGACACCAGGTTGCAACATCACAGCAGAAGCGTCATCAGGATAAAGTCATACAGATCTGCATCATCCTTCCAAGGGTATATCTTCACTGCAGAAAGTACAACTTTGAAGCCATAATTGCATGAAAAACCTGATAATAACCTGATACCAGAGCAAGAAGAGTGGAGCAGCTGACTAGACGATGGCAGTAATTTCTTCAGCCATCTCCCTTTCATTCTCCCAAGCCTGTGTATCAACACCCTAAGAAAGGGTGTTTAAAACCTGTTGTAGTGGCTTTATCTGGCACAGGAGAGTAGGAGGGGTTCCCTTGCCCACAAGAGCATTGCACTGCTACAATTTCCATAACATCAGGGAAAATTTAACTATGTAGGTCACAGTTTTCATACAATTATTCTAAGATGGTAGACTCCCTTGACACTAATCCTGGATACGTGTTAAAGACAATAAGGTAAAATAAATGTCtatcaaagaaagcaaatgcatttcaaaagagTTGTTGCAAGCCCAGTCTTATCTATTAAATGAGCCAGAACCTCACTTTccattgtttcttttcatgaaaaCCTGACAGGTATGTGAACTATAGATGCATATTTCTCCTAAGACCATGTATGTTTTCAAGACCAATATTCAGTTTCCCAGGCTCACTAAAGCTGTCCCTGTATgtcttttttgttctctctggTTTTAAACCCTGCATTTCATTACAGTCTCTTAGCTTTAGTTTCTGTGATCCCAGGATAAAACTAATAGGTACGAAAGATCTCCTAATGGCAGCTCAGTTCCTCTGCATGAATTTTAATTAGTCTCTGATTTTTGCACTGAAATCTGGCAAGCTTTCTTGTCATGCTTGCAATTTGATTTAGGGAGCAAGTTCCTTCAGATCTTGATTCAAGAGCTGTAATAATATGTGAACTGAGAacaaaaagatattaaaaaggaCTTGTGATCCAAGCCTTGTGAAAATcctgttttattaaaatgtggATTTGATATATCCAGGTGTtagttttgtttgatttctgttgGATTCTGCCTACTATAAGTAGTCCGCTTGTACTAAATAGCAAAAAACAGTTATAATTGAGATATTATGGTTACATTACTTTAGTGTCTTCAATTTATGGTGTAATTCAATGTggtgtgtgcttttttttctagccaTGACCTTAAAGGACATTGTGAACGTTggtaaaaaaatgtttgtctcaactggaaagaaagataactttgaaaatggaaaatcccTTTGTGCAAAAGCTGGAAGTGTACTTGCCTCTCCTAGGAATGAGGCTGAGAATAGAGCTTTAAAAGACTTAGTTACTCCTTCAAGGCAAGCTTATATTGGGATATCTGATGCACAAACTGAGGGCAGATTCATGTACCTGAGTGGTGGGCCTTTAACTTACAGCAATTGGAGACCTGGAGAACCGAATaatcagaaaaatgaagactgtGCAGTAATAGAAGACTCTGGAAAATGGAATGATTTGGACTGTTCAAATTCAAATATCTTAATTATTTGTGAATTGTGAATAGCTGATAAATCTAAGGAAAACCAACTTTCTTTTCTCGGTTGTGTGGCTGATGTAGAAGTTTGTTACTATACTGGTGAATAGAATATTCAGAACCAGATTATAAGTTTTCTCTTTGACATCCAGTTTTGAATCTCCTAATGAAACAGGCCTATCTGTTCACTCATTGTGAATTAATTTGTTTACCACGTGATCTGCTGAGGATCTTATGTTTATGTTACAGGCTTCAGAAGGGTTTAACTCCATGTCAGCTTCAGTATAATCCCCTGGACACGGTGCCTACtaatatttgaaatgtattttccatttcatgtcCTAGCACAATCTGACTTCTTAGATTTGTCTGCACTTTGTGAACTTAAAATGTGagccaaaataaattttacacGTTTAAACCATagatctcatttaaaaacatggaaatgttGAGTTAAGAGAGCATTTTGAATCTTGTTTATGGAATATAATgagctatttttaaacaaattattatTAGGTGATTTAGCTAATAAATGGTATTTCTGCTCCATTGCACTCATACATTCCAAATCTGACATATCAATCAAACAGGTGTTCATAATGTGGAATTGTGGTTCAGAGACCATGACTTGATCTTGGCCATATTACTGTCACACGTGGGAATATGGTTTCCTCAGagtctgagaagaaaagcacatcccattttttcctctgcatttctgtCAAGATCCTACAATGCTGACAGCAGCCTAGCACTGGAAATAATAATTGATGAATTCTCTTCAGCTGGTAAAAATAAAGTGTCTGTCTACAAGCACTGTGATGTAAAACTCAGCCTTCACAGAAGACCTCTcctatttctctctctccacaAGCCTCTTTGTAACTTATCCACTTTCTTCTGCTCCTGTGAGAAGTACTGTGACCTAGTAGGTGACCAACAACCCAAAAACCTCTTCCTGAAGTGTGTCTGAAAGATCCTTGTTGTGCTCTCTTCTCACCAGCAAATGCACAGGAGATAAGCactctggtttgtttgtttgttttgttttgtgcattgttggtttgattttttttttccagttttgtcaAGGCAAAGCCAAATGCTGCAGTGTACATCTAGATTACTCACTCAGCCTCACAACTGAAATTGTTGCTATAGAGTCTGTTGTTATGGAGATACATTTAGCTGTTGTCATGCTTGCAAACAATAAAGAGTAGAGCTTTTTTATTTGGTCAGATAGTAAGCTCTCACCCTACTCAATACAGAGGCTCTACATGGAGCACAAAGAAACTGTGGCTCTAATATATTCTCCAGAAGTTCTCAAGTATAAAATAGTCTTAACTGGGCTTAGTTTATAACAGCTCTGAAGTTAAAATAACATCATACTTTGTCACAAGAGACATTTTAGAccgcaggaaaaaaaataattacagagaTTGTTGAAGGATATGAATTTTCTAGAGCATGAGATATATGCTAATCTGCATCATGTCTTCCTTGTTAG is part of the Numida meleagris isolate 19003 breed g44 Domestic line chromosome 5, NumMel1.0, whole genome shotgun sequence genome and harbors:
- the SFTPD gene encoding pulmonary surfactant-associated protein D isoform X1; this translates as MILLQPFSALLLCLPLMMATSSVNTDKAEEKMYSCPIIQCSAPAVNGLPGRDGRDGPKGEKGDPGEGLRGLQGLPGKAGPPGLKGEVGPQGEKGQKGERGIVVTDDLHRQITALEAKIQVLEDDLNRYKKAMTLKDIVNVGKKMFVSTGKKDNFENGKSLCAKAGSVLASPRNEAENRALKDLVTPSRQAYIGISDAQTEGRFMYLSGGPLTYSNWRPGEPNNQKNEDCAVIEDSGKWNDLDCSNSNILIICEL
- the SFTPD gene encoding pulmonary surfactant-associated protein D isoform X2, whose protein sequence is MMATSSVNTDKAEEKMYSCPIIQCSAPAVNGLPGRDGRDGPKGEKGDPGEGLRGLQGLPGKAGPPGLKGEVGPQGEKGQKGERGIVVTDDLHRQITALEAKIQVLEDDLNRYKKAMTLKDIVNVGKKMFVSTGKKDNFENGKSLCAKAGSVLASPRNEAENRALKDLVTPSRQAYIGISDAQTEGRFMYLSGGPLTYSNWRPGEPNNQKNEDCAVIEDSGKWNDLDCSNSNILIICEL